One window of Halichondria panicea chromosome 7, odHalPani1.1, whole genome shotgun sequence genomic DNA carries:
- the LOC135338762 gene encoding uncharacterized protein LOC135338762, with protein sequence MTREFQLYNSFYNNGKIVYTNRTIINTHRLDLISMSIHHCSFVSSELSINLNSAINTTFNGTISSSHGVSIESVIASPGFTVYLTVNGCHKIGINIQLNSMISRFKLRVEGSKVESIILWSSQLQKNAVIRVSNSSIFDGVLDCENVTNVTLSQLSLNLSEIFLLTKYCRLENINVSSSPGMYIGGRSTVVIDGCIFENATDIRSSYSPLILSFVDLHFNGITIFRNNIGYRGGAMYFFNTKMYLTNQSKVIFQNNTAQDKGGAVYVQNPIDNELGTEINFPSVDMKRRHQCVFSLSYNLTDGERPNSSVIFKGNSAKNGGSDVYGTSLKSDCFVTPSAWQNFSYEVQSDIFKFDSNTHSKLSSVSSDPTRVCFCDENGRPKCASYSYIVQHRTLSPGEKFNVSLALVGGDFGVTGGPVHALLFSEQGKILSFNQSVKFFSGTVCSLLEYEVYSNNENSTVLLYFGSDVISIKKNKYNFSPNNVSIFKYHNHTEIDNILATTPVLLNITLQKCPLGLTLNRNTSSCHCVQRLTDYGITTCATVHGEGLITRSGTIWVSNLEAVDNETGVVAYKYCPFDYCETEEIAVNLNKPDSQCTFNHSGVLCGGCAPNLSLALGSPQCLPCSDNGHVAFFVPFAIAGLVLVLFIKLFDLTITKGAVNGLLLYANILWTNQSIFFPHAIRQSSSFFVTFVAWLNLDLGIKTCFIQGLDMYWKTWLQFLFPLYVWSLAGLIILACRYSDKATKLFGNNSVHVLATLFLLSYSKLLRTIITSLGFATLNYPGGTRVVWLADGNLPYFGVRHSFLFIAAIFALIIFLLPYTVTILLAPCLRKCGNISWINKLKPFFDAHYGPLKDKHQYWIGLTLLVRVILAITNVAIQAIDPTINLLVTIALSSLLLSVVGFSYRKWYISILESSFVVNVIVLAGGFLYSSTISNEHFQNAFASVSVGIAFLTFLLIICVQGYTQVKTLCHCRTGVRREYENINGMNDSKIECVPPTHYVVSLHDDATQDYCPLREELLESDSHALRN encoded by the coding sequence ATGACGAGGGAATTTCAGCTATACAATTCATTCTATAATAATGGAAAAATTGTTTATACCAATCGAACGATCATTAATACTCATAGATTGGATTTGATTTCAATGTCTATTCACCATTGTTCATTTGTGTCGTCTGAACTTTCCATAAATCTGAACAGTGCAATTAACACAACTTTTAATGGAACCATTAGCAGTTCGCATGGTGTTTCTATTGAGTCAGTAATTGCTAGTCCAGGTTTCACGGTGTACCTAACAGTAAATGGCTGTCACAAAATAGGAATTAACATTCAGTTAAATTCGATGATTAGCAGGTTTAAGCTAAGAGTTGAAGGTAGTAAGGTTGAATCAATAATTCTGTGGAGCTCACAACTTCAAAAAAATGCAGTAATCAGGGTTTCGAATAGCTCTATCTTTGATGGAGTACTTGATTGTGAAAATGTTACAAATGTCACTCTCAGCCAGCTTTCACTAAATCTTTCTGAAATATTTCTGTTGACGAAGTACTGTAGACTTGAAAATATTAATGTTTCAAGCAGTCCTGGCATGTATATTGGCGGCCGTTCAACAGTAGTTATCGATGGATGTATATTTGAAAATGCAACAGATATAAGAAGTTCTTATTCACCATTAATCCTGTCTTTTGTGGACTTGCACTTTAACGGGATTACAATATTCAGGAACAATATTGGCTATCGTGGTGGAGCAATGTATTTCTTCAATACTAAAATGTATCTTACAAACCAGTCTAAAGTAATATTTCAAAACAATACTGCACAAGACAAGGGTGGTGCTGTATATGTACAAAATCCAATTGACAATGAACTTGGAACAGAAATCAATTTTCCATCAGTGGACATGAAGAGGAGGCATCAGTGTGTGTTCAGTTTATCGTACAATCTTACTGATGGAGAAAGACCCAATAGTTCAGTTATCTTTAAAGGAAACAGTGCAAAGAACGGTGGTAGTGATGTATATGGTACTTCACTGAAGTCAGATTGTTTTGTTACTCCTAGCGCATGGCAAAACTTTAGCTATGAGGTTCAGAGTGATATATTTAAATTTGATTCAAACACACACTCAAAACTTTCATCAGTTTCTTCCGACCCAACCCGAGTTTGCTTCTGTGATGAAAATGGGAGACCAAAGTGTGCTTCCTATTCTTACATTGTTCAGCATCGAACACTTTCCCCAGGTGAGAAGTTCAATGTCAGTTTGGCACTGGTCGGTGGCGATTTTGGTGTTACTGGTGGACCAGTCCATGCTCTTTTGTTTTCTGAGCAAGGAAAAATACTTTCTTTCAATCAATCTGTCAAATTTTTTTCTGGTACAGTTTGCTCCCTACTTGAGTATGAGGTGTACTCGAATAATGAAAATAGTACAGTTCTGCTATATTTTGGTTCCGACGTAATCTCTATTAAGAAAaataaatataatttttcCCCCAACAATGTGTCCATCTTCAAATACCATAACCATACTGAAATTGACAATATTTTGGCCACAACTCCAGTTCTTCTGAACATCACTCTACAGAAATGCCCACTGGGTTTGACACTCAATAGAAACACATCTTCTTGTCATTGTGTCCAAAGGCTAACGGACTATGGAATTACAACATGTGCTACTGTACATGGAGAGGGGCTGATAACCCGCAGTGGTACGATCTGGGTGAGCAACTTAGAAGCTGTAGACAATGAGACAGGTGTTGTTGCATACAAATATTGCCCATTTGATTACTGTGAAACAGAAGAGATTGCTGTTAACCTGAACAAGCCTGACAGTCAGTGTACTTTCAATCACAGTGGTGTTCTGTGTGGAGGTTGTGCCCCAAACCTCAGCTTAGCGTTGGGTAGCCCTCAGTGTCTGCCTTGCTCCGATAATGGACACGTGGCTTTCTTTGTTCCATTTGCAATTGCTGGTTTGGTGTTAGTGCTTTTCATTAAGTTGTTTGATCTCACGATAACCAAAGGAGCTGTCAATGGACTGCTTTTGTATGCTAACATTCTGTGGACTAATCAAAGCATTTTCTTTCCTCATGCAATTCGCCAGTCATCTTCTTTTTTTGTCACATTTGTGGCGTGGCTCAATTTGGATCTTGGAATTAAAACCTGTTTTATACAGGGTTTGGATATGTATTGGAAAACTTGGTTGCAATTTTTGTTTCCTCTTTACGTTTGGAGTCTAGCCGGGCTCATCATTTTAGCCTGCCGCTATTCTGACAAAGCTACTAAACTGTTCGGTAATAATTCAGTTCATGTTTTAGCTACACTATTCCTACTCTCGTACTCCAAGCTTCTCCGTACAATTATTACATCATTGGGGTTTGCTACTCTTAACTATCCTGGTGGGACAAGAGTTGTGTGGCTAGCAGATGGTAATCTTCCATATTTTGGTGTACGCCACTCATTCCTTTTCATAGCGGCAATATTTGCTTTGATAATATTCTTGCTGCCTTATACAGTAACAATACTGCTAGCTCCATGCCTGAGGAAATGTGGTAACATCTCATGGATTAACAAGCTAAAGCCATTCTTTGATGCTCATTATGGCCCCCTCAAAGACAAGCACCAGTACTGGATTGGATTGACACTGCTTGTACGTGTGATACTGGCCATTACCAATGTTGCAATTCAAGCTATTGATCCCACTATCAATCTTCTTGTAACAATAGCTTTGTCTTCACTATTACTGTCTGTGGTTGGTTTTTCGTATAGAAAATGGTATATCTCAATTCTTGAAAGCTCCTTTGTTGTTAATGTGATCGTTCTTGCAGGAGGATTTTTGTACTCAAGTACAATATCTAATGAACATTTTCAGAATGCTTTTGCTAGTGTTTCTGTTGGTATTGCATTCCTCACATTCCTACTAATAATCTGTGTACAAGGGTACACTCAAGTGAAGACACTTTGTCACTGCAGAACTGGTGTACGTAGAGAGTATGAAAACATCAATGGTATGAATGACTCTAAAATAGAGTGTGTCCCTCCCACTCATTATGTGGTTTCATTGCACGATGATGCAACTCAAGATTACTGCCCACTGAGAGAAGAATTGCTGGAGAGTGACAGTCATGCACTAAGAAATTGA